The Methylomarinum sp. Ch1-1 genome contains the following window.
TGCCAACATAAGCTTCCTTGGCTATGGGAATTCCATAAGGTTCACCATTCCGCGGAAGTCATGACGCCAATCACCGTCTATAGGATGCACCCTGTTGATAACATTTTCACCGCAAGCACTGTCGGTATTTTAAATGGTTTAGCTCTAGGTACTATCTTTTTTTTCATTGGCGAGAATTTTAATTTTGTAAATATTGCCGGTTCCAGCGTGGTTTTAATCTTATTTTATTTATTTGGATATAACTTAAGACATTCACATATTTGGCTCAGTTATGGCCCCTTCTTCAGCAAACTGCTGATCAGCCCGGCTCAACATCAAATTCATCATAGCGCCAACCCGACTCACTTTGATAAAAACTTTGGTTTTATTTTTGCAATCTGGGATGCCTTATTTAGATCTTTGTATATTCCTAAACAACGGGAAATTCTGTTATTTGGCCTGGGAGGCCATGAAAATAAACAATTTTCCAGCTTTTGGAGCCTTTATTTAATGCCTTTTAAGAATCTTGCCAGCTCATTTCGACTCTCAATGTTCCTTGAACCAAAACGCTATCTTTCCGTTTTAGTTTTTTTATCGATTGTTTTTCCCTCAGTTTATTTAAATTTACGAAGCGCAAAGCCATTGGAAGCTCCTGGAGACGTTTTCATGGAAGACATGACTTGGAAGGAGATCCAAAAAGCAATCAACTCCGGAACGAATACCGTGTTAATCCCGACAGGCGGAACGGAGCAAAACGGCCCACATATGGTGCTCGGCAAGCACAATTACATCGTGAAATATACAGCTGGAAAAATTGCCGAACAACTGGGAGATACCTTGGTTGCCCCCGTTTTAACGTATGTCCCAGAGGGCACCATCACCCCTCCCGATGAGCATATGCGTTTTTCCGGAACATTATCGGTATCGGATAAGGTTTTTTCGCAAACGCTTGAATTTACGGTAAGAAGTTTGAAACAACATGGTTTTAAAACGATAGTTTTTATTGGAGATAGCGGCGGCAATCAGCCGATGCAAGCGCTAGTAGCGGCTAAATTAAATGCATTATGGCAAAAAGAAGACATTCGCGTCTTACACATTGATGATTACTATAACAATAATCATCAAATTGAATACCTAAGCAATCATGGCTTTTCGGCAAAACAAATAGGCGGCCATGCAGGCATTCGAGACACCTCAGAGCTTTTGGCTATTTTTCCGGACGGAGTTAGAACGTTCGCATTGCAGGATTATTCTCAGTCGACTTTCCTTAAAACCGGAGCTAATGGCGATGCAAGCAAAGCGAATGCGATTTTAGGACGGTATTTATTAAAACTTAAAATAGAGGCCGCGGTAAAACAGATACGAGAAAAGAGTCATTAAATATCACTAGTGTCCGGTTAACCAAATTGTATCGCAAGCGCTCCCGGTAACTTCTCAATAACTCATGGCACGAGCGGCCGCGCGTTGACGTATCAGTTCGGGTAGTGGCGGAATCGTATTCGTTCCCTTGGTCCGGTCCAATAGATATTGCCAAAACGAGATACCCAGTTTTCGGCAGGTCTTTTTGAGGCTCAAAAACGTGTCTCGACACTGTCGCCCCAAATCACTGCGGGTACCGCCACTGATTTTCTTCCGAATGACTTGTTCGCGAATATCCCGTTCGCTACCATTGGTGTGGAGCGGTGTCTGCGGATAATCGAGCACTTGCAGCAACTCGGCTTTATTGCGGT
Protein-coding sequences here:
- a CDS encoding creatininase family protein, which produces MLDNLASPFQSFLSVNDRLYWLYILSSITVAYFLYVSYKNKHTGVILSPFAFLFPKKVILHPSAINDYFFFYANTLFQAMFMGVFFSSTSIIISGHTQNLLTASLFHYKGIFSNIAYKDVIIVVILTLIGDFALFISHYCQHKLPWLWEFHKVHHSAEVMTPITVYRMHPVDNIFTASTVGILNGLALGTIFFFIGENFNFVNIAGSSVVLILFYLFGYNLRHSHIWLSYGPFFSKLLISPAQHQIHHSANPTHFDKNFGFIFAIWDALFRSLYIPKQREILLFGLGGHENKQFSSFWSLYLMPFKNLASSFRLSMFLEPKRYLSVLVFLSIVFPSVYLNLRSAKPLEAPGDVFMEDMTWKEIQKAINSGTNTVLIPTGGTEQNGPHMVLGKHNYIVKYTAGKIAEQLGDTLVAPVLTYVPEGTITPPDEHMRFSGTLSVSDKVFSQTLEFTVRSLKQHGFKTIVFIGDSGGNQPMQALVAAKLNALWQKEDIRVLHIDDYYNNNHQIEYLSNHGFSAKQIGGHAGIRDTSELLAIFPDGVRTFALQDYSQSTFLKTGANGDASKANAILGRYLLKLKIEAAVKQIREKSH